ACGGTCGCCCGCACCCTGGCGGTGCTGACCTTCGACTTCCAGGGCTACACCAACGTCTTCGTCGACTCGCTGCCCGACCCCGACCACATCGAGGTCTTCCGCCAGTACGAGTCGTTCTACCGGTTGCTGGTCCGGGCGACCGACCCGGATCCGGCCCGCCGTTTCGCCTCCGCGCAGGAGATGTCGGAACAGCTGACCGGGGTCCTGCGCGAGGTCGTCTCCCTGCAGACGGGCCGTGCCAGGCCCTCCCTGTCGACGCTCTTCGGCCCCGAACTCCGCGTCACCGACACGGAGTTGTTCCCGAAGCTGGACGGGGAGGTGTCGCGGCTGGGGACGCGGGTGCCTCCGGCGGGGCGGCGGAGTCCCAGGACGGCCGCCCCCGCGTCCGCTGCTCTTCCGGTCGGCACCCCAGGTCCCGAGCGGCCCGGCGGCGGAGCCGTCAACACCATCGTCAAGTCCGCCGACGCCCCCGCCGCCGCCCTGGCTCTGCCCGTCCCGCACGTCGACCCCTCCGACCCCAACGCCGGTTTCCTCGCCGGGCTCATGACCACCGCGCCGGCCGAGCTGCTCGGCGCCCTCGCGGCCGCGCCGGCGGCATCCGCGGAGACCCGCCTGCGGCAGGTGCGGGCCTGGCTGGAGAACGGCGACGCGCACACCGCGGACGAGGCGTTGCGGCGGCTGGAGGAGGAACGGCCCGACGACTGGCGGGTGGTCTGGTACCGGGGCGTCGCCGCCCTGGTGACCGGCGACCACGAGGCCGCCGCGCTCGCCTTCGACGCGATCTACGACGCCTTCCCCGGCGAACCCGCCCCCAAGCTCGCCCTCGGCCTGTGCGCGGAGGTGCTGGGACAGCTCGACAACGCCGCCGAGTACTACCGCCTGGTCTGGTCGACCGACCCCAGCTATGTGAGCTCCGCGTTCGGCCTCGCGCGCGTGCAGCTCGCGACCGGGGACCACCGTGGCGCGGTGAACACGCTGGAGTCGGTGCCGGAGTCCTCCATTCACTACACCGCCGCCCGCGTGGCCGCCGTCCGCGCGCGGCTGCGTGGACGCACCGCGACCGCGGGCGACGTACCCTTCCTGGACGACCTGACCGCCGCCGCCGGGCAGGTCGAGGCGCTGGACGCGTACGGTCTGGATCCGGCGCGCCGCGAGCAGCTGTCGGCGGAGGTGCTGGGCGCGGCCCTGGACTGGATACTCTCCGGTGGCCAGGACTCTGTGGCCCCCGCCGCCGCGGGACGGGCGCTGCTCGGCAGCGGACTGGACGAGCGAGGACTGCGCTTCGGCCTGGAGCGTTCGTACCGCACGCTGGCCCGGCTCGCGCAGGGCGGCGAGGAGAGGATCGACCTGGTGGAACGAGCCAACCGTTACCGCCCCCGGACGTGGGTGTAGTTGATGTCGCAGATGCCCCAGCTGTCCGCCTGCCCCAGCTGCGAGTGGCCGCTCGAATCGGGCGACCGTTTCTGCGGTGCGTGCGGATACGACCTGTCCGCCGTGCCGGCACGGCCGGACGACAGCCCGACCATCGCCATGAACGGCGCGCCCCCCGGCGGCCCCTGGCCCGAGGTCCCGCACCCGCCGGCGGAGGTCCATCTGCCGGCCGACCTGCGGGGCACCGAGTCGGGCGGGCACGAACCGCCTCCGTCGGGACCGGTCGTGGGCTCGCCGGTCCCCCCCGTTCCCGGCGTGCGCTTCGACCGCTCACCGGAGCCCGACGAGTACGTCCTGCAGGCGCCCGACCCTCGGGTGGCCGCCGGACCGCCCGCCCCGGCCGAGGGCAGCAAGGTGTGCGTGGCCTGCCGCGCGGGCCGGGTCGACGACGACGGCTACTGCGAGAACTGCGGGCACGCCCAGCCACGTGAGCGCGACCACATGGAGCAGGAGGCCGGTCCGATCGCCGCCGTCAGCGACCGCGGCCTGCGCCACCACCGCAACGAGGACGCCTTCAGCCTCGGCACCAGCGTGCTGCCCGACGGCTCGCCGGCCACCTTCGCGGTCGTCTGCGACGGTGTGTCCTCCGCGACCCGCCCCGACGACGCCTCCCTGGCCGCGTCCCGGGCCGCGGCCGAGGCCCTGCTGACCGCGCTGCCGCAGGGCACGCACCCCCAGCAGGCGATGCACGAGGCGATCGTCGCCGCCTCCCGCGCGGTCAACTCGCTCGCCGCGGAGCCCGCCACGGCCCGCGAGCACCAACCGCACCAGAACGCCCCGGCGTGCACGATCGTCGGCTCGATCGTCGCCCCGAGCCTGCTGGTCGTCGGCTGGGTCGGCGACAGCCGGGTCTACTGGGTGCCGACGGACCGCAGTTCCCCCCCGGCCCGGCTCACCGAGGACGACTCCTGGGCCGCCCAGATGGTGGCCGCGGGCCTGATGAACGAGGCCGAGGCGTACGCCGACGAGCGCGCCCACGCGATCACCGGCTGGCTCGGCGCGGACGCCTACGAACTCGACCCGCACACCGCTTCCTTCAAGCCGGACCGGCCTGGTGTGGTGGTGGTGTGCACCGACGGCCTGTGGAACTACGCGGAGGCGGCCGACGAGATGGCGGAGGCCGTACCGGCCGACGCCGCCGCGCGCCCGCTGCACACCGCCCGGGTCCTGGTCGGCCACGCCCTGGACGGCGGGGGCCACGACAACGTAACAGTGGCCGTCGTGCCGTTCCCGACGCCTCCGCAGGGGGCAGGATCGGCCTGAGGCCACATTCGGGGATGCCTCAGCGGACCGGAGGGGACCGGTCCGCAATCAGTCATCGCCCCACGGATGTGGGGTACGCGAGGGGGATTTGAGTAGGCATGGCCAATTTCTCGAAGTCGAACGCGCCGCAGTTCTCGATGGACGTCTACCAGAACGAGTACCTACCCGAGGGCGGCCGCGAGGTCAACGCGATCGTCACGGTGACCTCGACCGGCGGCGGCACGATCGGAAGCGCGGTCGCGGCCCCGCACCTCTG
This portion of the Streptomyces canus genome encodes:
- a CDS encoding PP2C family serine/threonine-protein phosphatase, with protein sequence MMSQMPQLSACPSCEWPLESGDRFCGACGYDLSAVPARPDDSPTIAMNGAPPGGPWPEVPHPPAEVHLPADLRGTESGGHEPPPSGPVVGSPVPPVPGVRFDRSPEPDEYVLQAPDPRVAAGPPAPAEGSKVCVACRAGRVDDDGYCENCGHAQPRERDHMEQEAGPIAAVSDRGLRHHRNEDAFSLGTSVLPDGSPATFAVVCDGVSSATRPDDASLAASRAAAEALLTALPQGTHPQQAMHEAIVAASRAVNSLAAEPATAREHQPHQNAPACTIVGSIVAPSLLVVGWVGDSRVYWVPTDRSSPPARLTEDDSWAAQMVAAGLMNEAEAYADERAHAITGWLGADAYELDPHTASFKPDRPGVVVVCTDGLWNYAEAADEMAEAVPADAAARPLHTARVLVGHALDGGGHDNVTVAVVPFPTPPQGAGSA
- a CDS encoding serine/threonine-protein kinase — its product is MSQEQQPCQRPGCDGTYEDMGGGELYCDTCGLAPVVSAEGGRAGSASTGRGSQVSGTSRATGRASSRTSSQSSKSRRSVSGRLSRSVSGKSTGRSVSVRSSGSGTGSSGRGRLGAGLVEVPGVPRPDPREMVLDNPEVPERKRFCSRSDCGAPVGRSRGEKSGRTEGFCTKCGHPYSFVPKLKSGDVVHGQYEVAGCLAHGGLGWVYLAVDRAVSDRWVVLKGLLDTGDQDAMAAAISERRFLAEIEHANIVRIYNFVEHLDQRTGSLDGYIVMEYVGGKSLKEIANDRRSSAGKRDPLPVEQACAYGIEALEALGHLHSRNLLYCDFKVDNAIQTEDQLKLIDMGAVRRMDDEESAIYGTVGYQAPEVAEVGPSVASDLYTVARTLAVLTFDFQGYTNVFVDSLPDPDHIEVFRQYESFYRLLVRATDPDPARRFASAQEMSEQLTGVLREVVSLQTGRARPSLSTLFGPELRVTDTELFPKLDGEVSRLGTRVPPAGRRSPRTAAPASAALPVGTPGPERPGGGAVNTIVKSADAPAAALALPVPHVDPSDPNAGFLAGLMTTAPAELLGALAAAPAASAETRLRQVRAWLENGDAHTADEALRRLEEERPDDWRVVWYRGVAALVTGDHEAAALAFDAIYDAFPGEPAPKLALGLCAEVLGQLDNAAEYYRLVWSTDPSYVSSAFGLARVQLATGDHRGAVNTLESVPESSIHYTAARVAAVRARLRGRTATAGDVPFLDDLTAAAGQVEALDAYGLDPARREQLSAEVLGAALDWILSGGQDSVAPAAAGRALLGSGLDERGLRFGLERSYRTLARLAQGGEERIDLVERANRYRPRTWV